In Desulfobulbaceae bacterium, the genomic window TTCGTCTTTGATATCAGAATAAACACCATAGCTCAGACACCCGTTATCTTTTCCCTGCAACTCAACAAGAGAAAGAATCGTTTGCAAAACCTCTTTACGTTTTTCAGGGATCGCGATCATGACTGTTCTGAGTATGTTCATTTCTTCTCCATCTTTTGATTGCGAAGCTTGGGTTCATACTCCGCCTCTTGCGGTGGGGAGATTCATTGATCTCCGACTATTCAAACCATTTTTGATGACTTGACCGCTATGCCTCTGATGCTTTCAATTCGTAAAACTGAATCAAATTGCGACCGGACTCTTTGGCTTTATACATCGCCATATCAGATTTGCTTTTCTGCTTGCTTCATCTCTGTGATGTCGCGTGCTGCGGCAAACACACCCTGCAGCCTTCTGTCCCGATCATAGCCACTGTAGAAATATATCTCCGCATTCACGTCAGGATCGACGTAAATATTTGTCCCTGGCAATACTATCAGTTCAGGCGGTGCTGCAAATATAATGGGTAAAGGTAGAGAAAGGCTAAAGCCTATGATTCCCTGCATGAGCATATGGAATTAATTATGCTCGTTCTCATTTTGTCTTACTCTTTAATGTTTTTTTTAATCACAATATCGTTTTTGACATATTTCACTCCTCTCACCGAGTTTGCTATTTCAGTAGCTCTGCCAGAGGTCTGAGCTGAATCCACGAAGCCGCTCAACTGTACGAACCCCTTGAAAGATTCGACTTTGATCTGAAACCCCCTCATTGCAGGATCATCAAGCAATCCTGTCCTGACCTCGTTGGAAATCGAAGCATCATCTGTATATTCCCCTGTGCTTGTCCGGCTATGTGTTCCATAACAGCCTGTAACAAACGCAATTAGAAAAAGTCCTGTGAACAAATGCCTGATAAAATCCGCTTTACTCATGAAAACTTTTCTCCTTTTTATCAGGTTATATATGACCTGATGCTAATATAAATCTTTTCTGGTACTCAAGGGGTTGTGCCCTTGCATTACCGTGAAAAT contains:
- a CDS encoding BON domain-containing protein; protein product: MSKADFIRHLFTGLFLIAFVTGCYGTHSRTSTGEYTDDASISNEVRTGLLDDPAMRGFQIKVESFKGFVQLSGFVDSAQTSGRATEIANSVRGVKYVKNDIVIKKNIKE